In Bacteroidales bacterium, a single genomic region encodes these proteins:
- a CDS encoding SulP family inorganic anion transporter → MQLLNTKNLRGDFFGGVTASIVALPLALAFGIQAFGVISVEDVPNIGAIGALAGLVGAIMLGFFASLFGGTHSQVSGPTGPMTVITATLISGIWSGATAPNIETVIVAMAITGMLCGIFQILFGIIKIGKYIRYLPYPVLSGFMSGIGVIIILQQIYPLLGVKSPVLIVDMLLQLPEKAMQFNAEALIMGVSTIALIYLFPFITKKVPSTLVALVVVTIASVLVNYSSKLTIGEIPSGFPMPFFVEHSVAGIDWMKAISVALVPAITLAGLGAIDTLLTSVVADNITKTKHNSNKELVGQGIGNFMSGLFGGIAGAGATMRTVVNIRSGGKTQLSGMFHSLILLAILLGLGQYVKFIPYSVLAGILITVGISIIDFKGLKDLLKMPRADAVVLVTVLLLTVFVDLIIAVGIGMVIASVLFMKRASDLVESGYHSSKLTHFDKEVPWEDEKYLSDDIRSKIYIQRLDGPLFFGSVTRFQEIMDSVPQNAKIVIIRMKLVSYMDQSGVYAMESAINDLQSRGITVLMTIIQPQPMYLLKKMKIIPDLLAQEHTFKTFEDCTEFLNDYFKDKK, encoded by the coding sequence ATGCAACTGTTAAATACAAAAAATTTAAGAGGAGATTTTTTCGGAGGCGTAACAGCAAGTATAGTGGCTCTGCCATTAGCTTTAGCGTTTGGTATTCAGGCTTTCGGAGTCATTAGTGTTGAAGATGTGCCTAACATTGGCGCTATTGGAGCATTAGCAGGACTTGTAGGTGCTATCATGCTTGGTTTTTTTGCATCTTTATTTGGCGGCACACATTCGCAAGTGAGTGGACCCACAGGACCTATGACAGTTATCACTGCCACTCTTATTTCCGGAATTTGGTCTGGAGCAACTGCACCAAACATAGAAACCGTAATAGTTGCAATGGCTATAACAGGCATGCTATGCGGTATTTTTCAAATTTTATTCGGAATTATTAAAATTGGAAAATATATTCGATACTTACCTTACCCTGTGCTATCGGGCTTTATGAGCGGTATAGGAGTTATCATTATTCTACAACAAATATATCCACTATTAGGTGTTAAATCGCCCGTTCTTATAGTTGACATGCTTCTTCAACTCCCCGAAAAGGCAATGCAATTTAATGCAGAAGCTTTAATAATGGGTGTTTCCACAATAGCATTAATATATTTATTCCCATTCATAACAAAAAAAGTACCTTCAACTTTAGTAGCTTTAGTTGTTGTAACCATCGCTTCTGTTTTGGTTAATTACAGCAGTAAATTAACAATTGGAGAAATTCCTTCAGGTTTCCCAATGCCTTTCTTTGTTGAGCATTCTGTTGCAGGCATTGATTGGATGAAAGCTATTAGCGTTGCTTTGGTACCAGCAATTACATTAGCAGGTTTAGGAGCGATAGACACGCTGCTAACATCTGTTGTTGCTGATAATATCACAAAAACAAAACACAACAGTAACAAAGAATTAGTTGGGCAAGGTATTGGAAACTTTATGAGCGGCTTATTTGGCGGCATTGCTGGTGCTGGTGCAACAATGAGAACCGTTGTAAATATAAGAAGTGGTGGCAAAACTCAACTTTCGGGAATGTTCCACTCATTGATTTTGCTCGCAATTTTATTAGGCTTGGGTCAATATGTAAAATTTATTCCGTATTCTGTTTTAGCTGGAATTCTTATCACTGTAGGTATTAGCATTATTGATTTTAAAGGATTAAAAGATTTGCTAAAAATGCCTCGTGCCGATGCTGTTGTTTTGGTTACGGTTTTATTGCTAACTGTTTTTGTTGATTTGATTATAGCTGTAGGAATAGGCATGGTTATAGCAAGTGTTTTATTCATGAAACGTGCTAGCGACTTGGTTGAAAGCGGATATCACTCAAGCAAGCTGACACATTTTGATAAAGAAGTTCCATGGGAAGATGAAAAATACCTCTCTGACGATATAAGAAGCAAAATCTATATACAAAGACTAGATGGTCCTCTTTTCTTCGGCTCAGTAACACGTTTTCAGGAAATTATGGACAGCGTCCCACAAAATGCTAAAATTGTAATTATTAGGATGAAATTAGTCTCGTATATGGATCAATCAGGCGTATATGCTATGGAAAGCGCAATTAACGATTTACAATCAAGAGGCATAACAGTGTTAATGACTATCATTCAGCCTCAACCAATGTATCTGCTGAAAAAAATGAAAATAATTCCTGATTTGCTTGCACAAGAACATACATTCAAAACCTTCGAAGATTGTACCGAATTTTTGAATGATTATTTCAAAGACAAGAAATAG
- a CDS encoding DUF3575 domain-containing protein gives MKKGILSIIVFFMLLANGVFAQQAVLKWNPLSLIINCYNGSFEYVIKDRYSAQLGGYFINFKQEVEEGNQFNYFKLKGFSLTPEFRYYIFKEAPNGLYVAPFLRYQNLLFKSHEEIDTLGQTFTNDEKFRFQTLGGGFTLGYQWIRGERYSIDVFLGPSYYFGTTKAGSNIDSDKFSLNSSGKISGGFNLRWGVLLGISL, from the coding sequence ATGAAAAAAGGAATATTATCTATTATAGTGTTTTTTATGTTGCTTGCAAATGGTGTTTTTGCTCAACAGGCTGTTTTAAAATGGAATCCTTTAAGTTTGATAATAAACTGCTACAATGGTTCGTTTGAGTATGTGATAAAAGATAGATATAGTGCGCAACTCGGAGGATATTTTATAAATTTTAAACAAGAAGTTGAAGAGGGAAACCAATTTAATTATTTTAAACTCAAAGGATTTTCCCTTACACCAGAGTTTAGATATTATATTTTTAAAGAAGCGCCAAACGGATTATATGTAGCTCCATTTTTGCGTTATCAAAATTTATTGTTTAAATCGCATGAAGAAATAGATACTTTAGGTCAAACATTTACTAATGACGAAAAATTTAGATTTCAAACGCTCGGTGGCGGTTTCACACTCGGCTATCAATGGATTAGAGGCGAAAGATATTCCATTGATGTTTTTTTAGGTCCATCGTATTATTTTGGAACGACAAAAGCAGGCTCCAACATAGACAGCGATAAATTTTCCTTAAACTCCTCAGGAAAAATAAGCGGTGGCTTTAACCTAAGGTGGGGTGTTTTATTAGGAATATCACTTTAG
- the ispG gene encoding (E)-4-hydroxy-3-methylbut-2-enyl-diphosphate synthase, with protein MNYAKDFSWLFFSTQETKIGNLGIGGNNPVRIQSMTNTPTLDTDKTVQQCMRIFDAGGELVRITARNISEATNLSKIRAELNKAGYHQPLAADIHFNPAIAIEAARRVEKIRINPGNFVNLFPNKKEYSEREYEQEINEICTTIKPLIQVCKENGTAVRIGINGGSLGTRIISKYGNTTKGMVESALEYINIFKNENFHNLVISIKASNVISMIHANRLLAQRCMENNFKYPIHLGVTEAGEGEDGRMKSALGIGSLLADGIGDTIRVSLTEAPENEIPAAIEIVNSAKKNQANKQIAEKFFSKINPFSTNLNLYEKNNRKKPAVYAMPEMQGKSQNIDDLREKYFNDSEKPIDIPWNVKKQSTIDFSIVAGSFLVDGCGNSISINSNDAKYAEKANELLQISERKISRASFTSCPSCGRTTYDIEKVLKDVKKTFSGMTGVHFAVMGCIVNGPGEMAGAKYGILGSKENHVDIYVDGKPLLKSIPQDEAVNELKKIVEKNEKQY; from the coding sequence ATGAATTATGCGAAAGATTTTTCATGGCTTTTTTTTTCTACTCAAGAAACTAAGATCGGCAATTTGGGAATAGGAGGCAACAATCCTGTTCGCATTCAATCTATGACAAATACTCCCACGCTCGACACAGATAAAACTGTGCAACAATGTATGCGTATTTTCGATGCTGGCGGCGAACTTGTTAGAATAACTGCCCGAAACATTTCTGAAGCAACAAATTTAAGTAAAATCAGAGCTGAATTGAATAAGGCTGGCTATCATCAGCCACTTGCAGCAGACATTCATTTCAATCCAGCTATAGCCATAGAAGCAGCTCGTAGAGTTGAAAAAATAAGAATAAATCCGGGTAATTTTGTAAATCTATTTCCAAACAAAAAGGAATATTCCGAGCGAGAATACGAGCAGGAAATCAATGAGATTTGCACAACAATAAAGCCTCTTATTCAAGTTTGCAAAGAAAACGGCACAGCAGTACGAATTGGCATAAACGGCGGCTCTCTTGGAACCCGCATCATTTCTAAATATGGCAACACCACAAAAGGCATGGTGGAATCTGCGCTAGAATATATCAATATATTTAAAAACGAAAACTTCCATAATCTTGTAATATCCATAAAAGCAAGCAATGTAATTTCTATGATACACGCAAACAGGCTACTTGCACAACGATGTATGGAAAACAATTTTAAATATCCTATTCATCTTGGCGTAACAGAAGCTGGCGAAGGCGAAGATGGTCGCATGAAATCTGCATTGGGAATTGGGTCGCTACTAGCAGATGGTATAGGCGATACCATTCGTGTTTCTCTAACCGAAGCTCCTGAAAATGAGATTCCTGCTGCAATTGAAATAGTTAATTCTGCTAAAAAAAATCAAGCAAACAAGCAAATTGCAGAAAAATTTTTCTCTAAAATAAATCCGTTTTCAACTAATTTGAATTTGTATGAAAAAAATAATCGCAAAAAACCTGCTGTTTATGCAATGCCTGAAATGCAAGGTAAATCGCAGAATATAGATGATTTGCGAGAAAAATATTTTAATGATTCTGAAAAACCAATAGATATTCCATGGAACGTTAAAAAACAATCTACTATTGACTTTTCAATAGTTGCGGGTTCTTTTTTAGTTGATGGATGCGGAAATTCAATAAGCATCAACTCAAACGATGCTAAATACGCTGAAAAAGCAAACGAACTTCTCCAAATAAGCGAGAGGAAAATATCAAGAGCAAGTTTCACATCTTGTCCGTCATGTGGCAGAACGACTTATGACATAGAAAAGGTTTTAAAAGATGTTAAAAAGACGTTTTCAGGAATGACAGGCGTGCATTTCGCAGTTATGGGCTGCATTGTAAACGGTCCCGGAGAAATGGCTGGAGCTAAGTATGGAATTTTAGGGTCAAAAGAAAACCATGTTGACATTTATGTTGACGGGAAACCGCTACTAAAGTCAATTCCACAAGATGAAGCAGTGAATGAATTAAAAAAAATTGTAGAAAAAAATGAAAAACAGTATTAA
- a CDS encoding HAD family phosphatase — translation MKNSIKNIIFDLGGVILNIDYKLTQDAFVKLGLKNIDDVYGQYFQVKFFDLFDRGEISEDEFIDLSKDLFPENISKQQLVDAWNAMLLDMPEHRFDFLKKIGKKYRIFLMSNTNITHYDEYQKYIKDKYKINGLDDLFEKAYYSFLVGMRKPEDRFFNLILEENNLKANETLFIDDTSINTDAAKTLGLQALWLKDNMDITEALSEL, via the coding sequence ATGAAAAACAGTATTAAAAACATTATTTTTGACTTAGGAGGAGTTATCCTAAACATTGATTATAAGCTAACTCAAGATGCTTTTGTAAAATTAGGTTTGAAAAACATTGACGATGTTTACGGACAATATTTTCAAGTTAAATTTTTTGATTTATTTGACAGAGGCGAGATTTCCGAAGATGAATTTATAGATTTGTCAAAAGATTTATTTCCAGAAAACATAAGTAAACAACAACTTGTTGACGCTTGGAATGCGATGTTGCTCGATATGCCAGAGCACAGATTTGATTTCTTGAAAAAAATTGGCAAAAAATATCGTATTTTCTTAATGAGCAACACGAATATAACGCACTATGATGAATATCAAAAATACATTAAAGACAAGTATAAAATCAACGGACTTGACGATTTATTTGAAAAAGCATATTATTCTTTCCTTGTAGGAATGCGGAAACCAGAAGATCGCTTTTTTAATTTGATTTTAGAAGAAAACAACTTAAAAGCAAACGAAACTTTATTTATTGACGACACATCTATAAACACCGATGCCGCAAAAACACTAGGCTTGCAAGCTTTGTGGCTAAAAGACAACATGGATATAACCGAAGCTCTGTCGGAGCTATAG
- a CDS encoding four helix bundle protein, producing the protein MGIERFEDILAWQKSKELTIQIYRLFEESKDFGFKDQIQRASVSVMNNIAEGFERKSYKEFKHFLYIAKGSCGEVRSMLIIAHELKKINTSDYEMLLSLCTEISKMLFGLINKL; encoded by the coding sequence ATGGGTATTGAACGATTTGAAGATATCTTAGCGTGGCAAAAGTCAAAAGAACTTACTATTCAAATATATAGGTTGTTTGAAGAAAGCAAGGATTTTGGTTTTAAAGATCAAATACAGCGTGCTTCAGTTTCTGTTATGAATAATATTGCAGAAGGTTTTGAACGCAAAAGTTATAAAGAGTTCAAGCATTTTTTATATATAGCCAAAGGTTCGTGTGGTGAAGTTCGCTCCATGTTAATTATTGCTCATGAGCTAAAAAAGATAAATACTTCCGATTATGAAATGTTATTATCTCTTTGTACAGAAATATCAAAAATGTTATTTGGATTAATTAATAAATTATAA
- the lysS gene encoding lysine--tRNA ligase, producing MSELSEQELLRRNALSQLYELGIEPYPAALYEVTCYSDEILSEFKENPDKFSKVSVAGRIMMRRIMGAASFIELQDAKGRIQVYFKRDDLCPTDDKTMYNVVFKKLLDIGDIIGVNGFVFTTQTGEISIHAESFTILSKSVKPLPIVKEKDDKLYDAFTDPEQRYRNRSLDLIVNPHVKDVFVKRSQLVASMRDFLNTKGYLEVETPILQPIHGGAAARPFKTFHNTLQIQLYLRIANELYLKRLIVGGFDAVFEFAKDFRNEGMSRFHNPEFTQMELYVAYKDYIWMAELVEEMVEKIAIDITGSTKVTNGENVIDFKRPWKRLTMFEAIKEYTGIDISEMDEDELRNTAQKLNVPVDQSMGKGKLIDEIFGETVEHKLIQPTFIMDYPVEMSPLAKKHRSKEGLVERFEAVVNGKEICNAYSELNDPIDQRKRFEEQLELAKRGDEEAMALDEDFLSAIELGMPPTAGLGIGIDRLTMLMTNSHSIQDVLFFPQMKPEKKKEIITPEQLVNAGVAADWAPVLIKMNINSIEDLKNANPNKLFNDLGGMRKKLKLEIAMPALDDVKKWCE from the coding sequence ATGTCTGAACTATCCGAACAGGAATTATTGCGTCGTAACGCATTGAGCCAATTGTATGAATTAGGCATCGAGCCATATCCAGCAGCATTATACGAAGTAACATGCTACTCTGATGAAATATTAAGCGAGTTTAAAGAAAATCCTGATAAATTTAGCAAAGTATCAGTAGCAGGCCGAATCATGATGCGTAGAATTATGGGTGCAGCTTCTTTTATAGAATTGCAAGATGCAAAAGGGCGTATCCAAGTGTATTTTAAGCGAGATGATCTCTGTCCAACCGATGATAAAACAATGTATAATGTGGTTTTTAAGAAATTATTAGACATTGGCGATATTATTGGCGTGAATGGATTTGTCTTTACGACTCAAACAGGAGAAATATCAATACATGCAGAATCGTTTACTATTCTTAGTAAATCGGTAAAACCATTGCCTATTGTTAAGGAAAAAGACGACAAGTTATATGATGCTTTCACCGACCCAGAGCAACGTTACAGAAATCGCTCCTTGGACTTAATTGTAAATCCGCATGTGAAAGATGTTTTTGTGAAACGCTCGCAACTAGTAGCTTCAATGAGGGATTTTTTAAATACAAAAGGCTATTTAGAAGTAGAAACGCCAATTTTACAACCTATACATGGTGGAGCTGCTGCACGTCCTTTTAAAACTTTTCATAATACCTTGCAAATTCAGCTGTATTTGCGAATTGCAAATGAACTTTATTTGAAACGCCTTATTGTTGGCGGCTTTGATGCGGTATTTGAGTTTGCAAAAGATTTCCGTAATGAGGGTATGAGCAGATTTCATAATCCTGAATTTACACAAATGGAGCTTTATGTGGCATACAAAGACTATATCTGGATGGCTGAATTAGTCGAAGAAATGGTTGAAAAAATTGCCATAGATATTACTGGTTCTACCAAAGTTACTAATGGCGAAAATGTAATTGACTTTAAACGCCCGTGGAAAAGACTTACAATGTTTGAAGCCATCAAGGAATACACAGGAATTGATATTTCCGAAATGGACGAGGACGAACTTAGGAATACAGCTCAAAAATTAAATGTGCCTGTTGACCAATCTATGGGAAAAGGCAAACTAATTGATGAAATTTTTGGCGAAACGGTTGAGCACAAGCTAATTCAGCCAACTTTTATAATGGATTATCCTGTTGAAATGTCGCCGCTAGCTAAAAAACATCGTAGCAAAGAAGGATTGGTAGAGCGTTTTGAAGCTGTTGTAAATGGAAAAGAAATCTGCAACGCTTATAGCGAGCTTAATGACCCAATTGACCAACGCAAACGTTTTGAAGAGCAGTTGGAGCTTGCTAAGCGTGGAGATGAAGAAGCGATGGCGCTTGACGAGGATTTTCTAAGTGCAATTGAGCTAGGGATGCCTCCTACAGCTGGCTTGGGAATTGGTATTGACAGACTTACAATGCTTATGACTAATAGCCATTCAATTCAAGATGTGCTGTTCTTCCCGCAAATGAAGCCAGAAAAGAAAAAGGAAATTATTACTCCTGAGCAACTTGTGAATGCTGGCGTAGCCGCTGATTGGGCACCGGTTTTGATTAAAATGAATATCAATTCTATCGAAGATCTGAAAAATGCAAATCCTAATAAATTATTTAATGATTTAGGCGGAATGCGTAAAAAGCTAAAACTTGAAATAGCAATGCCCGCTTTAGATGATGTTAAGAAATGGTGTGAGTGA